The following proteins are encoded in a genomic region of Pseudoxanthomonas suwonensis 11-1:
- the leuS gene encoding leucine--tRNA ligase — protein MSAVPENVSAYDPKPVETSAQAYWESTRAFEVDESSDKPKYYCLSMLPYPSGALHMGHVRNYTIGDVISRYKRMTGHNVLQPMGWDAFGLPAENAAIKNKVAPAKWTYKNIEHMRSQLKLLGYAIDWSREFATCTPEYYVHEQRMFVRLMRKGLAYRKNAVVNWDPVDQTVLANEQVIDGRGWRSGALVEKREIPQWFLRITDYAQELLDGLDELPGWPDSVKTMQRNWIGRSEGLEIQFEVVDGAGTALEPIRVFTTRPDTLMGVTFVSIAGEHPLALKAAASKPELAAFLEELKRGGVSEAELETQEKRGMDTGLKAVHPITGEQVPIWVANFVLMGYGTGAVMAVPGHDQRDFEFAGKYALPKVQVIRLTSPRSEDEKSWDAGTWRDWYGDKSREDLELVNSGEFDGLDYRGAFEAFAERFERKGQGQRRVNYRLRDWGVSRQRYWGCPIPVIYCDKCGAVPVPEDQLPVLLPENVEFSGTGSPIKTDPEWRKCTCPECGAPAERETDTFDTFMESSWYYARYTSPKAREMVDKRGNYWLPVDQYIGGIEHAILHLMYFRFYHKLLRDARLVDSDEPALNLLTQGMVIADTYYRQNDDGSKDWINPADVDVQRDDKGRVTGAVLRADGQPVLVGGTEKMSKSKNNGVDPQAMVDKYGADTVRLFSMFAAPPEQSLEWNEAGVDGMARFLRRLWAQVQKHAAEGAAPALDVAALDAGQKALRRKTHESIEKVCHDYEVRRAFNTAIAAVMELLNAVSKFDDASDQGRAVRQEALEAAVLLLNPITPHASHALWQVLGHPETLLEDVPFPKADPSALVRDAVTLAVQVNGKLRGTIEVAADLPRDQVEALARAEPNAAKYLEGLTIRKVIVVPGKIVNIVAA, from the coding sequence ATGTCCGCCGTCCCCGAAAACGTCTCCGCCTACGATCCCAAGCCGGTCGAAACCTCCGCCCAGGCCTACTGGGAGTCGACCCGCGCCTTCGAGGTGGACGAGTCCTCCGACAAGCCAAAGTACTACTGCCTGTCGATGCTGCCGTATCCGTCCGGTGCGCTGCACATGGGCCACGTGCGCAACTACACCATCGGCGACGTGATCAGCCGCTACAAGCGCATGACCGGCCACAACGTGCTGCAGCCGATGGGCTGGGATGCGTTCGGCCTGCCGGCCGAGAACGCGGCGATCAAGAACAAGGTCGCGCCGGCCAAGTGGACTTACAAGAACATCGAGCACATGCGCTCGCAGCTGAAGCTGCTGGGCTATGCGATCGACTGGTCGCGCGAGTTCGCCACCTGCACGCCCGAGTACTACGTGCACGAGCAGCGCATGTTCGTGCGCCTGATGCGCAAGGGCCTGGCCTACCGCAAGAACGCGGTGGTGAACTGGGACCCGGTCGACCAGACCGTGCTGGCCAACGAGCAGGTGATCGACGGCCGCGGCTGGCGCTCCGGCGCCCTGGTCGAGAAGCGCGAGATCCCGCAGTGGTTCCTGCGCATCACCGACTACGCCCAGGAGCTGCTGGACGGCCTGGACGAGCTGCCGGGCTGGCCGGATTCGGTCAAGACCATGCAGCGCAACTGGATCGGCCGTTCCGAGGGCCTGGAGATCCAGTTCGAGGTGGTCGACGGCGCCGGCACGGCGCTGGAGCCGATCCGCGTGTTCACCACGCGCCCGGACACGCTGATGGGCGTGACTTTCGTCTCCATCGCCGGCGAGCATCCGCTGGCGCTCAAGGCCGCCGCTTCGAAGCCGGAGCTGGCCGCGTTCCTGGAAGAGCTCAAGCGCGGCGGCGTTTCCGAGGCCGAGCTGGAAACCCAGGAGAAGCGCGGCATGGATACCGGCCTGAAGGCCGTGCATCCGATCACCGGCGAGCAGGTCCCGATCTGGGTCGCCAACTTCGTGCTGATGGGCTACGGCACCGGCGCGGTGATGGCGGTGCCCGGCCATGACCAGCGCGACTTCGAGTTCGCCGGCAAGTACGCCCTGCCCAAGGTGCAGGTGATCCGCCTGACGTCCCCGCGCAGCGAGGACGAGAAGAGCTGGGACGCCGGCACCTGGCGCGACTGGTACGGCGACAAGTCCCGCGAGGACCTGGAACTGGTCAACTCCGGCGAGTTCGACGGGCTGGACTACCGCGGCGCCTTCGAAGCCTTCGCCGAGCGCTTCGAGCGCAAGGGCCAGGGCCAGCGCCGGGTGAACTACCGCCTGCGCGACTGGGGCGTGAGCCGCCAGCGCTACTGGGGCTGCCCGATCCCGGTGATCTACTGCGACAAGTGCGGCGCGGTCCCGGTGCCCGAGGACCAGCTGCCGGTGCTGCTGCCGGAGAACGTGGAGTTCAGCGGCACCGGTTCGCCGATCAAGACCGATCCCGAGTGGCGCAAGTGCACCTGCCCGGAGTGTGGTGCACCGGCCGAGCGCGAGACCGACACCTTCGACACCTTCATGGAGTCGAGCTGGTACTACGCGCGCTACACCTCGCCCAAGGCGCGGGAGATGGTCGACAAGCGCGGCAACTACTGGCTGCCGGTGGACCAGTACATCGGCGGCATCGAGCACGCGATCCTGCACCTGATGTATTTCCGCTTCTACCACAAGCTCCTGCGCGACGCGCGGCTGGTGGACAGCGACGAGCCGGCGCTGAACCTGCTCACCCAGGGCATGGTCATCGCCGACACCTACTACCGCCAGAACGACGACGGCTCCAAGGACTGGATCAACCCGGCCGACGTCGACGTGCAGCGCGACGACAAGGGCCGCGTCACCGGCGCGGTGCTGCGTGCCGACGGCCAGCCGGTGCTGGTCGGTGGCACCGAGAAGATGTCCAAGTCGAAGAACAACGGCGTGGACCCGCAGGCGATGGTCGACAAGTACGGTGCCGACACCGTGCGCCTGTTCTCGATGTTCGCCGCGCCGCCGGAGCAGTCGCTCGAGTGGAACGAGGCCGGCGTGGACGGCATGGCGCGCTTCCTGCGCCGGCTGTGGGCGCAGGTGCAGAAGCACGCCGCCGAGGGCGCCGCGCCGGCGCTGGACGTGGCCGCGCTGGATGCCGGGCAGAAGGCGCTGCGCCGCAAGACCCACGAGAGCATCGAGAAGGTCTGCCACGACTACGAGGTGCGTCGCGCCTTCAATACCGCCATCGCCGCGGTGATGGAGCTGCTCAACGCGGTCTCGAAGTTCGACGATGCCAGCGACCAGGGCCGGGCCGTGCGCCAGGAGGCGCTGGAAGCGGCGGTGCTGCTGCTCAACCCGATCACCCCGCACGCCAGCCATGCGCTGTGGCAGGTGCTGGGCCACCCGGAGACCCTGCTGGAGGACGTGCCGTTCCCGAAGGCCGATCCGTCGGCGCTGGTGCGCGACGCGGTGACCCTGGCGGTGCAGGTCAACGGCAAGCTGCGCGGCACCATCGAGGTCGCCGCCGACCTGCCGCGCGACCAGGTCGAAGCGCTGGCCAGGGCCGAGCCGAACGCGGCCAAGTACCTGGAAGGCCTGACCATCCGCAAGGTGATCGTGGTGCCGGGCAAGATCGTCAACATCGTCGCCGCGTAG
- a CDS encoding SemiSWEET transporter, with translation MSVHWLGFIAATLTTAAFVPQALKTLRSRDTRGISLGMYVIFTVGLCFWLAYGIVLQSWPMILSNIVTLVLAALILALKIRHG, from the coding sequence ATGAGCGTGCACTGGCTGGGCTTCATCGCCGCGACCCTGACCACCGCGGCCTTCGTGCCGCAGGCGCTCAAGACCCTGCGCAGCCGCGACACCCGCGGCATCTCGCTGGGGATGTACGTGATCTTTACCGTCGGCCTGTGCTTCTGGCTGGCCTACGGCATCGTGCTGCAGTCCTGGCCGATGATCCTGTCCAACATCGTGACCCTGGTGCTGGCCGCGCTGATCCTGGCGCTGAAGATCCGCCACGGCTGA
- a CDS encoding DUF998 domain-containing protein, whose protein sequence is MSRRPSAVLGMAIAVASLVIASLLAGMAVQGYSHLLHPLAWLGARQWGPGGTLFGVFGFVVPGVAAAWVALGLRSQLPPVAGWSARIGAQLALLAALAFAAQGLLPLDLENQDAGASRWHALAWLSWALAFPLAGLGLALGLSRVVGMRALPLVSGVAAVLVLVGSFLGGGWIGPALSQRLAITAWLAWCGYVALAPRRN, encoded by the coding sequence ATGAGCCGCAGACCGTCTGCCGTGCTGGGCATGGCCATTGCCGTCGCCAGCCTGGTGATCGCCAGCCTGCTGGCCGGGATGGCGGTGCAGGGCTACTCCCACCTGCTGCATCCACTGGCCTGGCTCGGTGCCCGGCAGTGGGGTCCGGGCGGGACCCTGTTCGGTGTGTTCGGCTTCGTCGTGCCCGGGGTCGCAGCCGCCTGGGTCGCGCTGGGCCTGCGTTCGCAGCTGCCGCCGGTCGCCGGCTGGTCGGCGCGCATCGGTGCCCAGCTGGCGCTGCTCGCCGCGCTGGCCTTCGCCGCGCAGGGGCTGCTGCCGCTGGACCTGGAGAACCAGGATGCCGGCGCCAGCCGCTGGCATGCGCTGGCCTGGCTGTCCTGGGCGCTGGCCTTCCCGCTGGCCGGTCTCGGACTGGCACTAGGCCTGTCCAGGGTGGTGGGGATGAGAGCGCTGCCCCTGGTGTCGGGCGTGGCCGCGGTCCTGGTGCTGGTGGGCAGCTTCCTTGGCGGTGGCTGGATCGGTCCGGCCCTGTCCCAGCGACTGGCCATCACGGCCTGGCTGGCCTGGTGCGGCTACGTGGCGCTGGCACCCAGGCGCAACTGA
- a CDS encoding helix-turn-helix transcriptional regulator has protein sequence MTTGTTPVANEIRRLRFERGEMTQQALADACGVTRQTIIALEAGRYAPSLELAFRIARAFGVGVEDVFHWREP, from the coding sequence ATGACGACCGGTACCACGCCCGTCGCCAACGAGATCCGGCGCCTGCGCTTCGAACGCGGGGAGATGACCCAGCAGGCCCTGGCCGACGCCTGCGGCGTGACCCGGCAGACCATCATCGCGCTGGAGGCCGGGCGCTATGCGCCGTCGCTGGAACTGGCCTTCCGCATTGCCCGCGCCTTCGGGGTGGGAGTCGAGGACGTCTTCCACTGGAGGGAGCCATGA
- the trxA gene encoding thioredoxin, protein MSNLPHVVDVTTENFETEVLQKSLQTPVLVDFWATWCGPCKSLGPILEKLAGEYGGAFVLAKVDVDQQQQVAAAFQIRSVPTVFLLVGGQPVDAFQGALPEGQLRQFLQQHGIEPQVAAEMVEAEAAPLDPHEEVLRLRQAVQAEPEKDELKLDLALALLRTGAAAESEQLLDALPANLATDDRAVRARARLGFATLLKDAPPPAALEQALAANPDDHRARHLLAVHQLVAGDSASGLENLLELLRRDRAYEDGLAKKALIDAFRVVEDEDLVGQYRRRMASLLF, encoded by the coding sequence ATGTCCAACCTTCCCCACGTCGTCGACGTCACCACCGAGAACTTCGAGACCGAGGTCCTGCAGAAATCGCTGCAGACGCCGGTGCTGGTCGACTTCTGGGCGACCTGGTGCGGCCCGTGCAAGTCGCTGGGTCCGATCCTGGAGAAGCTGGCCGGCGAGTACGGCGGCGCCTTCGTGCTGGCCAAGGTCGATGTGGACCAGCAGCAGCAGGTCGCCGCGGCGTTCCAGATCCGCTCGGTGCCGACCGTGTTCCTGCTGGTCGGCGGCCAGCCGGTGGATGCCTTCCAGGGCGCGCTGCCGGAAGGCCAGCTGCGCCAGTTCCTGCAGCAGCACGGGATCGAGCCGCAGGTCGCCGCCGAGATGGTGGAGGCCGAGGCCGCGCCACTGGATCCGCACGAGGAAGTGCTGCGCCTGCGCCAGGCCGTGCAGGCCGAGCCGGAGAAGGACGAGCTGAAGCTGGACCTGGCCCTGGCCCTGCTGCGCACCGGCGCCGCCGCCGAATCCGAGCAGCTGCTCGATGCCCTGCCGGCCAACCTCGCCACCGACGATCGTGCCGTGCGCGCCCGTGCCCGCCTGGGCTTCGCCACCCTGCTCAAGGACGCACCGCCGCCGGCGGCCCTGGAACAGGCCCTGGCCGCCAACCCGGACGACCACCGCGCGCGCCACCTGCTGGCCGTGCACCAGCTGGTCGCCGGCGACTCGGCTTCGGGCCTGGAAAACCTGCTGGAGCTGCTGCGCCGCGACCGCGCCTACGAGGATGGCCTGGCGAAGAAGGCGCTGATCGACGCCTTCCGCGTGGTCGAGGACGAGGACCTGGTCGGCCAGTACCGCCGCAGGATGGCGTCGCTGCTGTTCTGA
- a CDS encoding LytR/AlgR family response regulator transcription factor — protein sequence MSTGRLTALVAEDEAPQRRALVEQLRAAWPELELVAVCEDGEAALDAVEEHRPAVAFLDIRMPGASGMDVARAVAAHGGMVVFTTAYDDYAVRAFEAGAADYLLKPVQPERLGQAVERLRQRLAERNGSPAADLQSLLEGLEARLRPRGEQLIRWITASVGESVRMIGIDEVLFFQAQDKYVRVATADGDAVIRTPLKELLMGLDPDTFWQVHRGAVVRVSAIDRLVRNELGRHSLRLKGHPEVLPVSGAFLHRFRGM from the coding sequence ATGAGCACGGGCAGGTTGACCGCGCTGGTGGCCGAGGACGAGGCGCCGCAGCGGCGCGCGCTGGTGGAGCAACTGCGCGCGGCCTGGCCGGAGCTGGAGCTTGTGGCGGTGTGCGAGGACGGCGAGGCCGCGCTGGACGCGGTGGAGGAGCATCGCCCGGCGGTGGCCTTCCTCGACATCCGCATGCCTGGCGCCAGCGGCATGGACGTGGCCCGCGCGGTGGCCGCCCATGGCGGCATGGTGGTGTTCACCACCGCCTACGACGACTACGCCGTGCGCGCGTTCGAGGCTGGCGCCGCCGACTACCTGCTCAAGCCAGTGCAGCCGGAGCGGCTTGGGCAGGCGGTCGAACGCCTCAGGCAGCGGCTGGCCGAACGCAATGGCAGTCCCGCGGCAGACCTGCAGTCCTTGCTGGAAGGGCTGGAGGCGCGCCTGCGCCCACGCGGCGAGCAGCTGATCCGCTGGATCACCGCCAGCGTGGGCGAGAGCGTGCGCATGATCGGCATCGACGAGGTGCTGTTCTTCCAGGCACAGGACAAGTACGTGCGGGTGGCCACGGCCGACGGCGACGCGGTGATCCGCACGCCGCTGAAGGAACTGCTGATGGGGCTGGATCCGGACACCTTCTGGCAGGTGCACCGCGGGGCGGTGGTGCGGGTCTCGGCGATCGACCGGCTGGTGCGCAACGAACTCGGCCGCCACAGCCTGCGGCTCAAGGGCCATCCGGAAGTGCTGCCGGTCAGCGGTGCGTTCCTGCACCGCTTCCGCGGGATGTAG
- a CDS encoding sensor histidine kinase — MGPRTGYSLQQVLPPQVLVGGNAIWSRYHQYPVFSWRWLAGRSLLFCGVILVATILIGGAVALAMQSARIGAQVWGAQFTAFSMMAMLGPALATWVRHRGWPEPRERWGVVIAVLLGMVLSYGVDHVASGYVNELMKPRLALLGAPPPKLELGAVAKALLLAVNLAVLAVIYGLFGGGLALRAYFSERRRWEAHRHAGELAEMATRAREADMRLGVLQAQVEPHFLFNTLASVRALVRQDPAQAEATLDALVAFLRATIPRMRDGQGMVSTLGQQLDICASYLALMEVRMGGRLSWAVQVDPALRELPFPPALLITLVENAIKHGIEPRPGPGRVEITAGREGEQLVVRVVDDGAGLQPGVGGGMGLANVREQLAQRFGGRASLRLQAAAGGGVVARIDVACAALQEAARKEASR; from the coding sequence ATGGGTCCGCGGACGGGATATTCGCTGCAGCAGGTACTGCCGCCGCAGGTGCTGGTGGGTGGCAACGCGATCTGGAGCCGTTACCACCAGTACCCGGTCTTCAGCTGGCGCTGGCTGGCCGGTCGCAGCCTGCTGTTCTGCGGCGTGATCCTGGTGGCGACGATCCTGATCGGCGGCGCCGTGGCGCTGGCGATGCAGAGCGCGCGCATCGGTGCCCAGGTATGGGGCGCGCAGTTCACCGCCTTCTCGATGATGGCCATGCTCGGCCCCGCGCTGGCCACCTGGGTGCGCCACCGAGGCTGGCCGGAGCCGCGCGAGCGCTGGGGCGTGGTGATCGCGGTGCTGCTGGGCATGGTCCTGAGCTATGGCGTGGACCACGTCGCCTCCGGATACGTCAACGAGCTGATGAAACCGCGCCTGGCCCTGCTCGGCGCGCCGCCGCCGAAGCTGGAGCTGGGCGCGGTGGCCAAGGCCCTGCTGCTCGCGGTGAACCTGGCGGTGCTGGCGGTGATCTACGGCCTGTTCGGTGGCGGCCTGGCGCTGCGCGCGTACTTCAGCGAGCGGCGTCGCTGGGAGGCCCACCGGCACGCCGGCGAGCTGGCCGAGATGGCCACCCGTGCGCGCGAGGCCGACATGCGCCTGGGCGTGCTCCAGGCCCAGGTCGAGCCGCACTTCCTGTTCAACACCCTGGCTTCGGTGCGCGCCCTGGTGCGCCAGGATCCGGCGCAGGCCGAGGCCACGCTCGATGCGCTGGTCGCCTTCCTGCGCGCGACCATCCCGCGCATGCGCGACGGACAGGGCATGGTTTCCACCCTCGGCCAGCAGCTGGACATCTGCGCCAGCTACCTGGCGCTGATGGAGGTACGCATGGGCGGGCGCCTGTCGTGGGCGGTGCAGGTCGATCCGGCCCTGCGCGAGCTGCCGTTCCCGCCCGCCCTGCTGATCACCCTGGTCGAGAACGCGATCAAGCACGGCATCGAGCCCAGGCCCGGTCCGGGCCGGGTCGAGATCACCGCCGGTCGCGAAGGCGAACAGCTGGTGGTGCGGGTGGTCGACGACGGCGCCGGCCTGCAGCCGGGCGTGGGTGGCGGCATGGGCCTGGCCAACGTGCGCGAACAGCTGGCCCAGCGTTTCGGCGGCCGGGCCTCGCTGCGCCTGCAGGCTGCAGCTGGCGGCGGCGTGGTGGCGCGGATCGACGTGGCCTGCGCCGCGTTGCAGGAGGCGGCACGGAAGGAGGCATCGCGATGA
- a CDS encoding serine hydrolase, whose product MKPAALVALVLAAAPAHAMDDASLAQLVRQRLDGDRTGACMAVAVVEKTHVSRTFQCADPAEAGRIGPDVAFEIGSVSKTMTASLLADLVQQGKGSLDDTLASWLPEGTKVPEFQGQPILLRHVVTHTSGLPALPSRGMDLTRMDDPYAGLDAESLLASLADVQLDRAPGGRFAYSNYASMLLSYAVARRAGTDLETLLQQRLFAPLGMDRAFINRRPDGVREAKAHGSSGKEVPAWRFATDLAGVGGVRATLDDMVRYVQGGLAPGDTPVARAMAMTHVPVSQTPPMGMNWMIAPAGDRKLLVHEGATGGFSSLVMLDPEQERGVVILSDTNWISIGGLASLGNHLAEPSLPLGKPRRAATPEPALLQALAGEYQVQGAMKMSLRSRDGTLFLQPAGQPEYEMAYDDAGDFYPRDFDAVLRPAKRADGTYGFTWMQAGAVLHAVRIEPRAAFPQPSPAELAAYAGTYPLMPGFDLSVREEGGKMVAQATGQGPVALEAVAKDRFEAAAFGAEFLFLRGANGEVEAVELHQAGRVLRGQRQAQ is encoded by the coding sequence ATGAAGCCTGCCGCCCTGGTTGCCCTGGTCCTCGCCGCCGCCCCGGCGCATGCGATGGACGATGCCAGCCTCGCCCAGCTCGTCCGCCAGCGCCTGGATGGCGACCGCACCGGCGCCTGCATGGCCGTGGCGGTGGTCGAGAAGACCCACGTCTCGCGCACCTTCCAGTGCGCCGATCCCGCCGAGGCCGGCCGCATCGGTCCCGACGTGGCCTTCGAGATCGGCTCGGTCAGCAAGACCATGACCGCCTCCCTGCTGGCCGACCTGGTCCAGCAGGGCAAGGGGTCGCTGGACGACACCCTGGCCTCGTGGCTGCCTGAAGGCACGAAGGTGCCGGAATTCCAGGGCCAGCCGATCCTGCTGCGCCACGTGGTGACCCACACGTCGGGGCTGCCGGCGCTGCCGTCGCGGGGCATGGACCTGACCCGCATGGACGATCCCTACGCCGGGCTTGATGCGGAAAGCCTGCTGGCCTCGCTGGCCGACGTGCAGCTCGACCGCGCCCCGGGCGGCCGCTTCGCCTACTCCAACTATGCTTCGATGCTGCTCTCGTATGCGGTCGCGCGCCGCGCCGGTACCGACCTGGAAACCCTGCTGCAGCAGCGCCTGTTCGCGCCGCTGGGAATGGACCGGGCCTTCATCAACCGCCGCCCCGACGGCGTGCGCGAGGCGAAGGCACATGGCTCCAGCGGCAAGGAGGTGCCCGCGTGGCGCTTCGCCACCGACCTTGCCGGCGTGGGTGGCGTGCGTGCCACCCTCGATGACATGGTCCGCTACGTGCAGGGCGGACTGGCCCCGGGCGATACGCCGGTTGCGCGGGCGATGGCCATGACCCATGTGCCGGTCTCGCAGACGCCGCCGATGGGCATGAACTGGATGATCGCGCCGGCCGGCGACCGCAAGCTGCTTGTCCATGAAGGTGCCACCGGCGGCTTCTCGTCGCTGGTGATGCTGGACCCGGAGCAGGAGCGCGGCGTGGTGATCCTGTCGGACACCAACTGGATCTCGATAGGTGGCCTGGCAAGCCTCGGCAACCACCTGGCCGAACCCTCGCTGCCGCTGGGCAAGCCGCGCCGCGCGGCCACGCCGGAACCGGCGCTGCTGCAGGCACTGGCCGGCGAGTACCAGGTGCAGGGCGCGATGAAGATGAGCCTGCGCAGCCGTGATGGAACGCTGTTCCTGCAGCCGGCGGGCCAGCCGGAGTACGAGATGGCCTACGACGATGCCGGCGACTTCTACCCGCGGGATTTCGACGCCGTGCTGCGCCCCGCGAAGCGCGCCGACGGCACGTATGGATTCACCTGGATGCAGGCAGGTGCCGTGCTGCATGCGGTGAGGATCGAGCCGCGTGCGGCATTCCCGCAGCCGTCGCCGGCCGAGCTGGCCGCCTATGCCGGGACCTATCCGCTGATGCCGGGCTTCGACCTGTCCGTGCGCGAGGAGGGTGGCAAGATGGTCGCGCAGGCGACGGGCCAGGGCCCGGTCGCGCTGGAGGCGGTGGCGAAGGACCGGTTCGAGGCGGCGGCGTTCGGAGCCGAGTTCCTGTTCCTGCGCGGCGCCAACGGCGAGGTCGAGGCGGTGGAACTGCACCAGGCCGGCCGCGTGCTGCGCGGCCAGCGCCAGGCGCAGTGA
- a CDS encoding formimidoylglutamate deiminase, which yields MRSMHNDHQYALAGIANLHSHAFQRAMAGLAEHRTHPQDSFWTWRELMYRFAARMDPDSTYAVASQLYAEMLEAGYTTVCEFHYVHHQPDGTPYADPAAMSRALIAAARDTGIRLALLPVLYMSGGFAGEPLSPRQRRFAHDVDGFLRLLDGLRPLQDDMLRIGCAFHSLRAVPEDAMRAVLDALPGDARIHVHIAEQVPEVEASLAVRGERPVQWLLRRFPVDRRWTLVHATHLDAEEVQGIAASGATVAICTTTEANLGDGLFPLRDYLDAGGRWGIGSDSHVSVSPVEELRWLEYGQRLIARRRNIAADADNPHVGATLLAGVAASAADATGFADTAGDVVLLDATAPQLAGATADDLADRWLFAGNRPLVSETRVAGQVRVRGGRHLDGEAIAARYRKAMAGLLAG from the coding sequence ATGCGGTCCATGCACAACGACCACCAATACGCCCTGGCCGGCATCGCCAACCTGCACTCGCATGCCTTCCAGAGGGCGATGGCCGGACTGGCCGAACACCGTACCCATCCGCAGGACAGTTTCTGGACCTGGCGCGAGCTGATGTACCGCTTCGCCGCGCGCATGGACCCGGACAGCACCTATGCGGTCGCATCGCAGCTGTACGCGGAGATGCTGGAAGCCGGCTACACCACGGTGTGCGAGTTCCACTACGTGCACCACCAGCCCGACGGTACGCCTTATGCCGATCCGGCGGCGATGTCGCGCGCGCTCATCGCCGCCGCGCGGGATACCGGCATCCGCTTGGCCCTGCTGCCGGTGCTGTACATGAGCGGCGGGTTCGCCGGCGAGCCGCTGTCGCCGCGGCAACGGCGCTTCGCCCACGACGTGGACGGCTTCCTGCGCCTGCTCGACGGCCTGCGCCCGCTGCAGGACGACATGTTGCGCATCGGCTGCGCCTTCCACAGCCTGCGCGCGGTGCCCGAGGACGCGATGCGCGCGGTGCTCGACGCGCTGCCGGGCGACGCGCGTATCCATGTGCATATCGCCGAGCAGGTGCCCGAGGTCGAGGCCAGCCTGGCGGTGCGTGGCGAGCGCCCGGTGCAGTGGCTGCTGCGACGGTTCCCGGTCGACCGCCGCTGGACCCTGGTCCACGCCACCCACCTGGACGCGGAGGAAGTGCAGGGCATCGCCGCCAGCGGCGCGACGGTGGCGATCTGCACGACCACCGAGGCCAACCTCGGCGACGGCCTGTTCCCGCTGCGCGACTACCTGGATGCCGGCGGGCGCTGGGGCATCGGCTCGGACTCGCACGTCTCGGTGTCGCCGGTGGAGGAGCTGCGCTGGCTTGAGTACGGGCAGCGCCTGATTGCCCGCCGCCGCAACATCGCCGCCGACGCGGACAACCCCCACGTCGGCGCCACCCTGCTGGCCGGTGTCGCCGCCAGCGCGGCCGATGCCACCGGCTTCGCCGACACCGCCGGCGACGTGGTGCTGCTGGATGCCACGGCGCCGCAGCTGGCCGGCGCGACCGCCGATGACCTGGCCGACCGCTGGCTGTTCGCCGGCAACCGGCCGCTGGTGTCCGAAACCCGGGTGGCGGGACAGGTGCGGGTGCGTGGCGGCCGCCACCTCGACGGTGAGGCCATCGCCGCCCGCTACCGCAAGGCGATGGCCGGGCTGCTGGCCGGCTGA
- the hutI gene encoding imidazolonepropionase, with the protein MTRAPLWDGLLLDARLATLDGAGYGLVEDAALGWKDGRIVHAGPRDALPPSDGPLATQVLQGGGRLVTPGLVDCHTHLVFGGDRAGELEQRLLGASYEEIARAGGGIVSTVRATRQADAASLLAQSLPRARALVADGVTTLEIKSGYGLDFDGERRMLQVARQVGASLAIEVRTTFLGAHALPPEYAGRADDYIDAVCQWLPRLHAEGLVDAVDAFCERIGFDAAQTRRVFEAAGALGLPVKLHADQLSDGAGAALVAEFGGLSADHVEHTSPAGVAAMARAGTVAVLLPGAFHVLRETKLPPLEAFRAHGVPMAVATDCNPGTSPLQSLRLAMALACTHFRLTPEEALRGATVHAARALGLEDRGRLAEGLRADFVLWNAKSPAELCYWLGGNLAASAWSGGRQLY; encoded by the coding sequence ATGACCCGCGCGCCCCTTTGGGATGGCCTGCTGCTCGACGCGCGCCTGGCCACGCTGGATGGCGCCGGCTACGGACTGGTCGAGGACGCCGCGCTGGGCTGGAAGGACGGCCGCATCGTCCATGCCGGTCCGCGCGACGCGCTGCCGCCATCCGACGGCCCGCTGGCCACGCAGGTGCTGCAGGGCGGAGGGCGCCTGGTCACGCCAGGACTGGTCGACTGCCATACCCACCTGGTGTTCGGTGGCGACCGCGCCGGTGAACTCGAGCAGCGCCTGCTCGGCGCCAGCTACGAGGAGATCGCCCGTGCCGGCGGCGGCATCGTGTCCACGGTGCGCGCCACCCGGCAGGCGGATGCGGCCTCGCTGCTGGCACAGTCGCTGCCGCGCGCACGGGCCCTGGTCGCCGACGGCGTGACCACGCTCGAGATCAAGTCGGGCTACGGCCTGGATTTCGATGGCGAGCGGCGCATGCTGCAGGTCGCGCGCCAGGTCGGCGCCAGCCTTGCCATCGAGGTGCGCACCACCTTCCTTGGCGCCCATGCCCTGCCGCCGGAGTACGCGGGCCGCGCCGACGACTACATCGATGCGGTCTGCCAGTGGCTGCCGCGGCTGCATGCCGAAGGCCTGGTCGATGCGGTGGACGCGTTCTGCGAGCGCATCGGCTTCGACGCGGCGCAGACCCGGCGCGTGTTCGAGGCCGCGGGCGCGCTCGGGCTGCCGGTGAAACTGCACGCCGACCAGCTCAGCGACGGCGCCGGCGCGGCCCTGGTCGCGGAATTCGGCGGACTGTCGGCCGACCATGTCGAACACACCTCGCCGGCGGGCGTGGCGGCGATGGCACGCGCCGGCACCGTGGCCGTGCTGCTGCCCGGCGCCTTCCATGTGTTGCGCGAGACGAAGCTGCCGCCGCTGGAGGCCTTCCGCGCCCACGGCGTGCCGATGGCAGTGGCCACCGACTGCAATCCCGGCACCTCGCCGCTGCAGTCGCTGCGCCTGGCCATGGCCCTGGCCTGCACCCACTTCCGGCTCACCCCGGAGGAGGCGCTGCGCGGCGCCACCGTGCACGCGGCGCGGGCACTGGGGCTGGAGGACCGCGGCCGCCTGGCCGAGGGCCTGCGCGCGGACTTCGTGCTGTGGAATGCGAAAAGCCCGGCCGAGCTCTGCTACTGGCTGGGCGGCAACCTGGCGGCCTCGGCCTGGAGCGGCGGGCGCCAGCTGTACTGA